From Cellulosimicrobium cellulans, the proteins below share one genomic window:
- a CDS encoding HAD hydrolase-like protein, whose amino-acid sequence MSVRDDLVLLDLDGTLTDSAPGILASVRHAYGVLRLPVPADPVLRGFVGPPLGESFAAHGVPRDLVADAVAAYRDVYTAGNLLDNAVYPGIPECLTALRGAGLRLAVATSKPEPMARRIVAHFGLDAYLDRGLDDVFGATLDGSRSTKADVVAHALASLDAARRVVMVGDREHDVLGAAAHGVPCVGVAWGYARPGELAAAGATAVVGTPAELATVLLHRAPLAG is encoded by the coding sequence ATGAGCGTGCGCGACGACCTCGTCCTCCTCGACCTCGACGGCACGCTCACGGACTCGGCCCCCGGGATCCTCGCGTCGGTGCGGCACGCGTACGGCGTGCTGCGGCTCCCCGTCCCAGCCGACCCGGTGCTCCGCGGCTTCGTCGGTCCGCCGCTCGGGGAGTCGTTCGCGGCGCACGGCGTCCCGCGCGACCTCGTGGCCGACGCCGTCGCCGCCTACCGCGACGTGTACACGGCGGGGAACCTCCTCGACAACGCGGTCTACCCCGGCATCCCCGAGTGCCTGACGGCGCTGCGCGGGGCCGGGCTGCGCCTCGCCGTGGCGACCTCGAAGCCGGAGCCGATGGCGCGGCGGATCGTCGCCCACTTCGGGCTCGACGCGTACCTCGACCGCGGCCTCGACGACGTGTTCGGCGCGACGCTCGACGGCTCGCGCAGCACCAAGGCCGACGTCGTCGCGCACGCGCTCGCGTCGCTCGACGCGGCCCGGCGCGTGGTCATGGTCGGCGACCGCGAGCACGACGTCCTCGGCGCCGCCGCTCATGGGGTCCCGTGCGTCGGGGTCGCGTGGGGCTACGCCCGCCCGGGCGAGCTGGCCGCGGCGGGGGCGACGGCGGTCGTCGGGACGCCCGCCGAGCTCGCGACCGTCCTGCTCCACCGGGCGCCGCTCGCGGGCTGA
- a CDS encoding SAM-dependent methyltransferase: protein MATTEQVRQHYAGKDLAARLLAAAGADDGPVTVDALAPYDELHAGGVTTTVALLDLLGLAPGTTLLDVGSGLGGPARLAAHRHGCQVTGVDLSPDFVDAARELTARTGLTDLVTFALGDGERLPCDDASHDRAMLFHVGMNVPDKAALFAEVHRVVRPGSPFGLFEQMRVGAGDLPFPMPWAVDPGASFVETPDDYRRALTAAGFDVLRVEDRRAALAAGGVPEQDGRVVVFGQEFVTRIGNNVAATRAGLLAPVVVLARA from the coding sequence ATGGCCACGACGGAGCAGGTACGGCAGCACTACGCCGGGAAGGACCTCGCGGCCCGCCTCCTCGCCGCAGCAGGAGCCGACGACGGGCCCGTGACGGTCGACGCCCTCGCCCCGTACGACGAGCTGCACGCCGGGGGCGTGACGACGACCGTCGCCCTCCTCGACCTCCTCGGGCTCGCGCCGGGCACCACGCTGCTCGACGTCGGCAGCGGGCTCGGCGGGCCGGCGCGCCTCGCCGCGCACCGGCACGGCTGCCAGGTCACCGGGGTGGACCTCAGCCCGGACTTCGTCGACGCGGCGCGCGAGCTCACCGCGCGGACGGGGCTCACCGACCTCGTGACGTTCGCGCTGGGCGACGGCGAGCGGCTGCCCTGCGACGACGCGTCGCACGACCGCGCGATGCTCTTCCACGTCGGCATGAACGTGCCGGACAAGGCGGCGCTCTTCGCGGAGGTCCACCGCGTGGTCCGCCCCGGGAGCCCCTTCGGGCTCTTCGAGCAGATGCGGGTCGGGGCCGGCGACCTGCCCTTCCCGATGCCGTGGGCGGTCGACCCCGGCGCGTCGTTCGTCGAGACCCCCGACGACTACCGCCGCGCGCTGACGGCGGCCGGGTTCGACGTCCTGCGCGTCGAGGACCGGCGCGCGGCGCTCGCCGCAGGGGGAGTCCCCGAGCAGGACGGGCGTGTCGTCGTGTTCGGCCAGGAGTTCGTCACCCGGATCGGCAACAACGTCGCGGCGACCCGCGCCGGGCTCCTCGCGCCCGTCGTCGTGCTCGCACGCGCCTGA
- a CDS encoding MerR family transcriptional regulator encodes MYTAGTGRTADWSIQEVARLAGTTSRTLRHYDAVGLLRPSRVASNGYRHYDADALVRLQRILLLRDLGLGLPAIQDALDGAADVRGDGSASGSAERDAQVRALRGHLEWLQAERQRLARQIASVERTITTMEGGGELMADDMFDGFDHTRYQAEVEDRWGKDAYARGHSWWSGLSEAEKAAFKDRVERLNGDWTAAAEAGVDPASDEAQALARRHVDWLQTVPANPAHEPGPLRGYLLGLGEMYVEDPRFALNYGGVEGATFVRDALRVYVERNL; translated from the coding sequence ATGTACACCGCGGGCACCGGGCGCACGGCCGACTGGTCCATCCAGGAGGTCGCGCGCCTCGCCGGCACGACGAGCCGGACCTTGCGTCACTACGACGCGGTGGGGCTGCTGCGCCCGAGCCGGGTCGCGTCCAACGGCTACCGCCACTACGACGCGGACGCGCTCGTGCGGCTCCAGCGGATCCTCCTCCTGCGCGACCTCGGCCTCGGGCTCCCCGCGATCCAGGACGCGCTCGACGGAGCCGCGGACGTCCGGGGTGATGGGTCGGCGTCGGGCAGCGCCGAGCGCGACGCCCAGGTGCGGGCGCTGCGCGGCCACCTCGAGTGGCTGCAGGCGGAGCGGCAGCGGCTGGCGCGACAGATCGCGTCGGTCGAACGGACGATCACCACGATGGAAGGAGGTGGCGAGCTCATGGCGGACGACATGTTCGACGGGTTCGACCACACGCGGTACCAGGCCGAGGTCGAGGACCGCTGGGGCAAGGACGCGTACGCGCGCGGGCACTCCTGGTGGAGCGGCCTGAGCGAGGCGGAGAAGGCGGCGTTCAAGGACCGCGTCGAGCGGCTCAACGGCGACTGGACAGCGGCGGCGGAGGCCGGCGTCGACCCGGCGTCGGACGAGGCGCAGGCGCTCGCGCGGCGCCACGTCGACTGGCTCCAGACCGTGCCCGCGAACCCCGCGCACGAGCCCGGGCCGCTGCGGGGGTACCTGCTGGGCCTCGGCGAGATGTACGTCGAGGACCCGCGGTTCGCGCTCAACTACGGCGGCGTCGAGGGCGCGACGTTCGTCCGCGACGCGCTGCGCGT